Proteins co-encoded in one Nicotiana sylvestris chromosome 7, ASM39365v2, whole genome shotgun sequence genomic window:
- the LOC104244992 gene encoding L-ascorbate peroxidase 2, cytosolic, which produces MGKCYPKVSEEYEKAVEKCKRKLRGLIAEKNCAPIILRLAWHSAGTYDVKTKTGGPFGTIRHLDELKHGANNGLDIAVRLLEPIKEQFPILSYADFYQLAGVVAVEVTGGPDIPFHPGRQDKTEPPPEGRLPDATKGSDHLREVFGHMGLSDKDIVALSGGHTLGRCHKERSGFEGAWTNNPLIFDNSYFKELLSGEKEGLLQLPSDKALLEDPVFCPLVEKYAADEDAFFADYAEAHLKLSELGFADAE; this is translated from the exons AGCGAAGAGTATGAAAAAGCAGTAGAGAAATGTAAGAGAAAGCTTAGAGGACTCATTGCTGAGAAGAATTGTGCTCCTATTATCCTCCGATTGGC ATGGCATTCAGCAGGGACATATGATGTCAAAACCAAAACTGGCGGTCCATTCGGGACAATCAGGCACCTTGATGAACTTAAACATGGAGCTAACAATGGTCTTGACATTGCTGTTCGGCTTTTGGAGCCAATTAAGGAGCAATTTCCAATCCTATCCTATGCCGACTTTTATCAG TTGGCTGGCGTTGTGGCTGTTGAAGTCACGGGAGGCCCTGATATTCCATTTCACCCAGGGAGACAG GACAAGACAGAACCACCTCCGGAAGGCCGCTTGCCTGATGCCACTAAAG GCTCAGACCATCTGAGAGAGGTTTTTGGACACATGGGGCTGAGTGATAAAGACATTGTTGCTTTATCTGGTGGTCACACTCTG GGAAGGTGCCACAAAGAACGCTCAGGATTTGAGGGAGCATGGACTAACAACCCTTTGATATTTGATAATTCATATTTCAA GGAACTCCTGAGTGGAGAGAAAGAAGGTCTCCTCCAGCTACCATCAGACAAAGCACTCCTAGAAGATCCAGTCTTCTGCCCTCTCGTCGAGAAATACGCTGCA GATGAAGATGCTTTCTTTGCTGACTATGCTGAAGCTCATTTGAAGCTTTCAGAGCTTGG ATTTGCAGATGCTGAATAA